From the genome of Palaemon carinicauda isolate YSFRI2023 chromosome 6, ASM3689809v2, whole genome shotgun sequence, one region includes:
- the LOC137642460 gene encoding uncharacterized protein: MLWLGIKDCASMEQQPFLTRQEEESQLINSAKENMKGLQLIFVCCLAAVAFANDGGNKRFFGGHGGGFGGGHGGGFGGGHGGGFGGINPGFGGGASQTCRRWCRTPEGQAYCCESNNEPETLPFVKPGQCPPVRPQCPPVRSFAPPQTCSNDSKCGGVDKCCFDRCLEEHVCKPPVGSGGFGGFGFGR; this comes from the exons ATGTTGTGGTTAGGTATAAAGGACTGCGCTTCGATGGAACAGCAACCATTCCTCACAAGGCAAGAAGAAGAATCACAGCTCATCAACTCTGCTAAGGAAAATATGAAG ggACTTCAGCTTATTTTCGTCTGCTGTCTGGCAGCTGTTGCCTTTGCAAATGATGGAGGAAATAAACGATTCTTTGGAGGACATGGAGGTGGCTTTGGAGGAGGACATGGAGGTGGCTTTGGAGGAGGACATGGAGGTGGCTTTGGAGGAATCAACCCTGGCTTTGGAGGGGGTGCTTCCCAGACGTGCAGACGTTGGTGCCGAACTCCCGAGGGACAGGCCTACTGCTGTGAGAGCAACAACGAGCCTGAAACCCTTCCCTTCGTCAAGCCAGGTCAATGCCCTCCCGTAAGACCTCAGTGCCCACCCGTCAGGAGCTTTGCCCCTCCACAGACATGCTCCAATGACAGCAAGTGCGGAGGCGTCGACAAGTGCTGCTTCGACAGGTGTCTCGAGGAACACGTTTGCAAACCCCCTGTTGGATCTGGAGGATTCGGTGGATTCGGTTTTGGAAGATAA
- the LOC137641987 gene encoding uncharacterized protein translates to MKGLQVLFVFCLAAVAVANDKNNGGNKRFFGGLNQGFGGGNQGFGGGFGGISGGHGGGFGGGHGGGFGGINPGFGGGFGGGASQTCRRWCRTPEGQAYCCESNNEPETLPFVKPGQCPPVRPQCPPVRSFAPPQTCSNDSKCGGVDKCCFDRCLEEHVCKPPVGSGGFGGFGFGR, encoded by the exons ATGAAG GGACTTCAAGTTCTATTCGTCTTCTGTCTGGCAGCTGTTGCCGTTGCAAATGACAAAAATAATGGAGGAAATAAACGATTCTTTGGAGGATTAAACCAAGGTTTCGGTGGCGGTAATCAAGGATTTGGTGGTGGTTTTGGAGGTATCAGTGGAGGCCATGGCGGTGGCTTTGGAGGAGGACATGGAGGTGGCTTTGGAGGAATCAACCCTGGCTTCGGAGGGGGCTTTGGAGGGGGTGCTTCCCAGACATGCAGACGTTGGTGCCGAACTCCCGAGGGACAGGCCTACTGCTGCGAGAGCAACAACGAACCTGAAACCCTTCCCTTCGTCAAGCCAGGTCAATGCCCTCCCGTAAGACCTCAGTGCCCACCCGTCAGGAGCTTTGCCCCTCCACAGACATGCTCCAATGACAGCAAGTGCGGAGGCGTCGACAAATGCTGCTTCGACAGGTGTCTCGAGGAACACGTTTGCAAACCCCCTGTTGGATCTGGAGGCTTCGGAGGATTCGGTTTTGGAAGATAA
- the LOC137641988 gene encoding uncharacterized protein — MARSILLVTLMVVFVACLASAYPTFGNPGLGGVGIGHPGTGQPGFGNAGIGGSPYTNAFGGPCRYWNQDPTTLKYFCTERPDQTFPGLF; from the exons GCTCGTTCAATCCTTTTGGTCACCCTCATGGTGGTATTTGTCGCCTGCTTGGCTTCTGCTTACCCGACCTTCGGTAATCCTGGACTCGGAGGAGTAGGAATTGGACATCCTGGAACTGGACAACCTGGATTCGGCAATGCTGGCA TTGGAGGAAGTCCTTACACCAACGCCTTCGGGGGTCCTTGCCGTTACTGGAACCAAGACCCAACTACCCTGAAATACTTCTGCACCGAAAGACCCGACCAGACCTTTCCAGGACTCTTCTAA